One Tepidanaerobacter syntrophicus DNA segment encodes these proteins:
- a CDS encoding ABC transporter permease, which translates to MDILQTIKIAMRGILDNKLRSFLTMLGIIIGVTSVIALVSIGQGATSQVTEQIQSLGSNLLTVNITGRGANTTLSYEEAMEFGESPYISAVAPIMNGSATVKHGNKNTTAQIQGTNEEFLGIRNYKLAEGRFITSADVYMRQKIAILGPGIAEDIFGLVSPVGQEIKINGQIFKVVGILESSSSMMGSNDEDIYIPVTTAERLLQNRGVRTIYMQAASEDTVDLATQEISVKLSRIFKTDTNSDFQAYRIFSQTEMLDTLNETTSTLTMMLGGIAAISLLVGGIGIMNIMLVSVTERTREIGIRKALGARKRDILSQFLIESLVLSGIGGVIGIIVGILMSRGIAQVIGITAKTTYSVTAIAFGFSMLVGIFFGLYPANKASSLKPIEALRYE; encoded by the coding sequence GCATTCTTGACAACAAGCTGCGTTCATTTTTGACAATGCTGGGCATAATCATAGGCGTAACTTCGGTAATTGCGCTGGTATCTATAGGCCAAGGCGCCACCTCCCAAGTAACTGAGCAGATTCAAAGCCTGGGTTCCAATTTACTTACTGTAAATATAACGGGCAGAGGAGCAAATACCACTTTAAGTTATGAAGAAGCGATGGAATTTGGAGAAAGTCCTTATATCAGCGCAGTAGCACCGATTATGAACGGCAGCGCAACCGTAAAGCACGGCAATAAAAATACTACCGCCCAGATTCAGGGTACAAATGAAGAGTTTTTGGGCATACGAAACTACAAACTGGCAGAAGGCAGATTTATAACATCCGCCGATGTTTACATGCGCCAGAAGATTGCTATCTTGGGCCCGGGGATAGCTGAGGATATTTTCGGCCTGGTAAGCCCTGTAGGACAAGAAATAAAGATTAACGGACAGATTTTTAAAGTAGTAGGCATCCTTGAATCCTCCAGCTCCATGATGGGCTCCAATGATGAAGACATATACATCCCTGTTACTACAGCTGAAAGGCTCCTGCAAAACCGAGGCGTAAGGACAATATATATGCAGGCAGCGTCAGAAGATACCGTAGACCTTGCCACTCAAGAAATATCTGTAAAACTTTCCAGGATATTTAAGACAGATACCAATAGTGATTTCCAAGCTTATCGGATTTTCAGCCAGACTGAAATGCTGGATACGCTAAACGAAACCACTTCAACGCTTACCATGATGTTGGGCGGCATTGCGGCGATATCACTGCTGGTTGGCGGCATAGGTATTATGAACATAATGCTGGTGTCTGTAACTGAGCGCACAAGAGAAATAGGAATAAGAAAAGCTCTTGGCGCTAGAAAGCGGGACATATTGAGCCAATTTCTCATAGAATCCTTAGTGCTCAGCGGCATCGGCGGAGTAATAGGCATAATCGTCGGAATTTTAATGAGCCGAGGTATAGCGCAAGTTATAGGAATAACGGCAAAAACCACGTATTCGGTGACGGCCATTGCCTTTGGCTTTTCGATGCTGGTGGGTAT